In Bdellovibrionota bacterium, one genomic interval encodes:
- a CDS encoding acyl-CoA dehydrogenase, which translates to MDLSTIQGFFLDENLSYYIGGVTFLALLLGYKGAPLFMWAILAVVSLLGFGAPTGLTIAVTIVLAAFVIKPVRAILVSSVVLKVLNALKFLPKISQTEKVALDAGVVWVEADLFSGKPDLKKVMQEPYPELTKEEKAFMEGPVEKVCGMINDWEFWQTREMSADVWKYFKDNKFLGMIIPKEYGGLGFTALAHSEVIMKLATRSVPACVTVMVPNSLGPAELLIHYGTDEQKKRLLPRLAIGQEIPCFGLTEPQAGSDAGAIQAEGILFRGNDGKLYVRLNWNKRWITLAAISTIIGLAFRVKDPENLLGRGEDLGITCGLIPSNTPGVVIGKRHDPLGTPFYNCPTQGKDVVVEVEACIVGGEKGIGEGWKMLMECLAAGRGVSLPAQSTGGAKYYTRVVSNHATIRKQFGISIGKFEGIEEPIARIAGGSYMLEAMRIFTLGALDKGIKPPVITAIAKYHATEIQRKMVNDAMDILGGAAISSGPRNLVAHSYIATPIGITVEGANIMTRTLIIFGQGALRAHPWAYKEVDAVERNNVKDFDIAFWGHIGHVVQNVFRSFLLSVTRGWLSTPQGGELARYYRKLNWTSATFAIMADIAMGSLGGTLKSKEKITGRYADILSYMYMATAVLRRYEAEGRRREDLPFVHYSMKYLFTGIQQAFDGIFANLNVPIIGFLFKGPIRAWANVNSLGEDLSDSLSKKVTSLVLADTEQRDRMTQGIYIPKDPTEALGRQEKAYKLAKKAEEAERKIRKAVRAKILPKKKAGNLVELAYEKGVINDEDKKVLIESVAAVWDAIQVDDFTQEEYLNRSPKKAENFKLVSGK; encoded by the coding sequence ATGGATTTATCAACAATACAAGGATTCTTCCTCGACGAGAATCTTTCATATTATATCGGTGGAGTGACCTTCTTGGCTCTCCTTTTGGGTTACAAAGGTGCGCCACTCTTCATGTGGGCAATTTTAGCAGTGGTATCATTGTTAGGATTTGGAGCGCCAACTGGATTAACGATTGCGGTGACAATAGTGTTAGCGGCTTTTGTGATTAAACCAGTAAGAGCGATTCTGGTTTCGAGCGTGGTTTTGAAAGTTCTGAATGCTCTTAAGTTCTTACCAAAAATTTCTCAAACAGAAAAAGTGGCACTTGATGCTGGTGTGGTTTGGGTGGAAGCAGATTTATTCTCAGGAAAACCTGATCTGAAAAAAGTTATGCAGGAACCATATCCAGAATTAACAAAAGAAGAAAAAGCTTTCATGGAAGGTCCTGTAGAAAAAGTTTGCGGAATGATCAATGATTGGGAGTTTTGGCAAACAAGAGAAATGTCTGCTGATGTTTGGAAGTATTTTAAAGACAATAAATTTCTAGGAATGATCATTCCAAAAGAATACGGTGGTTTAGGATTCACAGCTCTTGCTCACTCAGAGGTGATCATGAAGCTTGCTACAAGATCTGTTCCAGCTTGTGTCACTGTGATGGTTCCAAACTCTCTGGGTCCTGCAGAATTACTGATTCACTACGGAACAGATGAACAAAAGAAAAGACTGCTGCCGAGACTAGCGATAGGACAAGAAATTCCATGCTTTGGTTTAACAGAACCACAAGCAGGATCTGATGCTGGAGCAATTCAAGCTGAAGGTATCTTGTTCAGAGGTAATGACGGGAAATTATATGTACGTTTGAACTGGAATAAGCGTTGGATTACGCTGGCGGCAATTTCAACAATTATTGGTTTAGCATTCAGAGTAAAAGATCCGGAAAATTTATTAGGCAGAGGCGAAGACCTAGGTATCACTTGCGGTTTAATCCCTTCAAATACTCCAGGTGTTGTTATCGGTAAACGTCATGATCCATTAGGAACTCCGTTCTATAACTGTCCAACGCAAGGTAAAGATGTTGTTGTAGAGGTAGAAGCTTGTATCGTTGGTGGTGAAAAAGGAATCGGCGAAGGTTGGAAGATGTTGATGGAATGTCTTGCTGCTGGTCGTGGAGTATCGTTGCCAGCACAAAGCACGGGTGGAGCTAAGTACTACACACGTGTCGTTTCTAATCACGCAACAATTAGAAAGCAATTTGGGATTTCAATTGGTAAATTCGAAGGAATCGAGGAACCAATCGCAAGAATTGCAGGTGGGTCTTATATGCTTGAGGCGATGAGAATTTTCACTCTTGGTGCATTAGATAAAGGAATTAAACCTCCTGTGATCACAGCCATTGCAAAGTATCATGCAACTGAAATTCAAAGAAAAATGGTGAACGACGCCATGGATATATTGGGTGGAGCAGCGATATCAAGTGGTCCAAGAAACCTTGTAGCACACTCATATATTGCAACTCCAATTGGTATCACCGTTGAAGGTGCAAATATCATGACAAGAACTTTGATCATTTTTGGTCAAGGAGCTTTAAGAGCACATCCATGGGCATACAAAGAAGTCGATGCCGTTGAAAGAAACAATGTAAAAGATTTTGATATAGCCTTTTGGGGACACATCGGACACGTAGTGCAAAACGTATTTAGATCATTCTTGTTATCAGTGACAAGAGGTTGGTTATCCACTCCACAAGGTGGCGAGCTTGCTCGTTATTATAGAAAGTTAAATTGGACTTCGGCAACGTTTGCCATTATGGCGGACATTGCCATGGGTTCACTTGGTGGGACTTTAAAATCAAAAGAGAAAATCACAGGAAGATATGCGGATATTCTTTCTTACATGTACATGGCGACTGCTGTATTGAGACGCTATGAAGCTGAAGGAAGAAGAAGAGAAGATCTACCGTTTGTTCATTACTCTATGAAGTACCTCTTTACAGGTATTCAACAAGCGTTTGATGGAATTTTTGCAAATCTTAATGTTCCAATCATTGGATTCTTATTTAAGGGTCCAATCAGAGCTTGGGCAAACGTGAACTCATTGGGTGAGGATTTGTCAGATTCATTGTCTAAAAAAGTCACTTCACTTGTCCTTGCCGATACGGAGCAAAGAGATCGTATGACTCAAGGGATTTACATTCCTAAAGATCCTACGGAAGCTCTTGGCCGCCAAGAAAAGGCTTACAAGCTAGCTAAAAAAGCAGAAGAAGCTGAAAGAAAAATCAGAAAAGCTGTTAGAGCTAAGATCCTTCCTAAGAAAAAAGCAGGAAATCTTGTTGAGCTTGCCTATGAAAAAGGTGTAATAAATGATGAAGACAAGAAAGTATTGATTGAAAGTGTTGCTGCGGTTTGGGATGCAATTCAAGTGGATGACTTCACACAAGAAGAATACTTGAATAGATCTCCAAAGAAAGCAGAAAATTTTAAGTTGGTCTCTGGGAAATAA
- a CDS encoding NAD(P)H-dependent oxidoreductase, which produces MIYIISGTNRKGSKTLEVAKIVQREFRQLGQETHIIDLCELPLDTLHAVNYGKNVPPIIGDVVGKLNKADGIFLVTPEYNGSFPGILKYFIDYFSYPETFEYRPVAFVGLGWRFGGLRPVEHLQQVFNYRNAFVYPERIFITNAPQVVVDGELKDENCFKLLQKQAKGFMKFIQALKSQGIDANSVNSQK; this is translated from the coding sequence ATGATTTACATAATTTCAGGGACAAATAGGAAGGGCAGTAAAACTCTTGAGGTCGCAAAGATAGTTCAAAGAGAGTTTCGTCAATTAGGGCAGGAGACGCACATCATAGATTTGTGCGAACTCCCGCTTGATACGCTTCACGCCGTTAATTATGGAAAAAATGTTCCTCCAATTATTGGAGATGTAGTTGGTAAATTAAATAAAGCTGATGGCATTTTTCTTGTGACTCCCGAGTACAATGGGTCATTTCCAGGAATTCTAAAATATTTTATCGATTACTTTTCATATCCAGAGACATTTGAATATCGCCCGGTTGCTTTTGTGGGACTAGGTTGGAGATTTGGTGGATTGCGACCCGTGGAGCATTTGCAGCAGGTTTTCAACTACCGTAATGCCTTTGTATACCCTGAGAGAATTTTTATCACCAACGCTCCACAAGTCGTAGTGGACGGTGAGTTAAAAGATGAAAATTGTTTTAAGCTTTTGCAAAAACAAGCAAAGGGGTTTATGAAGTTCATACAAGCACTCAAATCCCAAGGTATCGACGCCAATTCTGTGAATAGCCAGAAGTAA
- a CDS encoding XRE family transcriptional regulator — MGFPNKKEINKILKQLEKAKGSLALQPNATPLEKFRWDICQKFIKYEREHGYNQTELAATLGIDKSKMSKILHHRIDEFSTDRLLTLYQKINPKVKLKVS, encoded by the coding sequence ATGGGATTTCCAAATAAAAAAGAAATTAATAAAATACTAAAGCAATTAGAGAAAGCCAAAGGCTCATTGGCCCTACAACCCAATGCAACGCCATTAGAAAAATTCCGATGGGATATATGTCAGAAATTTATTAAATATGAACGGGAACACGGTTACAATCAAACTGAGCTTGCCGCAACTCTAGGAATAGATAAATCTAAAATGAGCAAGATTCTGCATCACAGAATTGATGAATTTTCAACGGATCGCCTTTTGACTCTATATCAGAAAATCAATCCAAAAGTTAAACTCAAAGTGAGTTAA